One part of the Triplophysa dalaica isolate WHDGS20190420 chromosome 25, ASM1584641v1, whole genome shotgun sequence genome encodes these proteins:
- the sema6d gene encoding semaphorin-6D: MAMISLICLLPVIALATPFPRDLQPVSVVGPEDSHLYPSFQGLMSDNHTQRLGLAYQQMIRIQQMLYIAARDHVFVVNLTAAVSQIVPQQILTWRSTDVSKCAVRGRNSDECYNYIKVLLPRNDETLFACGTNALNPTCRNYRSSTHEQVGQELSGQARCPFESGQSNVGLFAGGHFYSATVTDFQASDSVIYRSLGGEGRPVLRTVKYDSKWLREPHFLHAVEYGNYVYFFFSEIAVEHTAAGKVVYSRVARVCKNDSGGSTRVLDRYWTSFLKARLNCSVPGETFFYFDVLQSVTDVLQINRRPAVLGLFTTQINSIPGSAVCGFYLDDIERVFNGKFKEQKNSDSVWTSVPEEHVPTPRPGSCAGEGSASSFSSSAQFPDSVLLFIKTHPLMDESVSSINNQPLITSTVSRYKLTGIVVDTAAGPHKNRTVVFVGSEDGRVLKILTSVQPNSTHSSKLLEDIDVYNPTQCSGERRVLGLELDKENHALFVAFSSCVIRVPLSRCLKHGTCKSRCISTHDPYCIWLRTGRCADVAPGFKAGFEQDIDGDQSQLPDTCADVMSSAGTDQKSVVDSASGVKQFPDVDSVSGSSYHITLLGACVLVAFVLGAFVSGLLVSCVCGQRSPRAQEPEEMLPHALDSLAKLNRLLDTKPDTGSHIYSSALPCRQQPIKSHVSDVTSGQPVGEELVSTLPTPDSTPELPIKSVKIFNSQWERNLPPSTLMLTQQELPVTQNFSMKQTLSDDDCFKHGQHEVGGDGTTRGHDITVMTSSLLPSTSYYSCLTLPQKTPTETPESTTFQQIPVSRFPSQRQVLIRMGNGVSTTRQHSFNQKAAAPQHQSAYNGNIYETHRALILRDACLIRQHSFSEPPHLQRAAVIRRTASLKPQIPPKPINIPVRALHLPTAAAANTTQHC, translated from the exons ATGGCGATGATCTCTTTAATTTGTCTCCTCCCTGTCATCGCTCTTGCCACACCCTTCCCCAGAGATCTACAGCCAGTCAGTGTGGTGGGACCGGAGG actCTCACCTGTATCCCAGTTTTCAGGGTCTGATGTCAGACAATCACACGCAGCGTCTCGGTCTGGCATATCAGCAGATGATCAGAATCCAGCAGATGTTGTATATCGCTGCCAG AGACcatgtgtttgttgtgaatCTCACTGCTGCAGTAAGTCAAATTGTTCCACAGCAg ATACTGACGTGGAGATCTACAGATGTGTCTAAGTGCGCCGTCAGAGGAAGAAACAGT GATGAATGTTATAATTATATCAAAGTTCTTCTGCCTCGGAACGATGAGACTCTGTTTGCATGCGGAACAAACGCTCTGAATCCCACCTGCAGGAACTACAGG TCCAGCACACACGAGCAGGTGGGACAGGAGCTGTCGGGTCAAGCCAGATGTCCTTTTGAGTCTGGTCAGTCTAATGTTGGACTGTTTGCAG GTGGTCACTTCTATTCCGCCACAGTCACAGACTTCCAGGCGAGTGACTCTGTGATCTACAGGAGTTTAGGAGGAGAGGGACGACCCGTCCTGCGCACGGTCAAATACGACTCCAAATGGCTCAGAG AACCTCACTTTCTTCACGCTGTAGAATACGGCAACTATGTGTATTTCTTCTTCAGTGAGATCGCTGTAGAACACACGGCGGCAGGAAAG GTGGTGTATTCACGTGTGGCACGCGTGTGTAAGAATGACAGCGGCGGCTCCACGCGTGTGTTGGATCGGTACTGGACGTCTTTTCTGAAGGCCCGGTTGAACTGCTCAGTTCCTGGAGAAACCTTCTTCTACTTTGACGTTCTGCAGTCTGTCACTGATGTTCTGCAGATCAACCGGCGTCCTGCTGTGCTCGGCCTCTTCACTACACAGATCAACAG CATTCCCGGTTCAGCCGTCTGTGGCTTCTATCTGGATGACATTGAGCGAGTCTTTAATGGGAAGTTTAAAGAGCAGAAGAACAGTGATTCTGTGTGGACGTCAGTGCCGGAGGAACACGTGCCCACACCACG tccTGGTTCATGTGCGGGAGAGGGTTCTGCGTCCTCGTTCTCATCCTCTGCACAGTTTCCAGATTCTGTGCTGTTGTTTATTAAGACACATCCACTGATGGACGAGTCTGTGTCGTCTATCAACAACCAACCGCTGATCACCAGCACCGTCAGccg GTATAAACTGACGGGGATTGTTGTGGACACGGCTGCTGGACCTCATAAGAACCGCACAGTGGTGTTTGTGGGTTCTGAGGACGGACGTGTTCTGAAGATTCTGACCAGCGTTCAACCCAACAGCACACACAGCTCCAAACTACTGGAGGACATTGATGTTTACAATCCCACACA gTGTAGCGGTGAGCGCAGGGTGTTGGGTCTGGAGCTGGATAAGGAGAATCATGCTctgtttgtggcgttttccagcTGTGTTATCAGAGTTCCTCTGAGCCGCTGCCTTAAACACGGCACCTGCAAGAG TCGCTGTATCTCCACACATGACCCATACTGCATCTGGCTGCGCACAGGACGCTGTGCTGACGTGGCCCCTGGATTCAA GGCAGGGTTTGAGCAGGACATTGATGGTGATCAGTCACAGTTACCTGACACATGTGCCG ATGTGATGTCATCAGCAGGAACTGATCAGAAGTCAGTTGTGGATTCAGCGTCCG GTGTGAAGCAGTTTCCTGATGTCGACAGCGTGAGCGGCAGCAGTTATCACATCACTCTGTTGGGTGCGTGTGTGTTGGTAGCGTTCGTGTTGGGTGCGTTTGTGTCGGGTCTGCTGGTGTCGTGTGTCTGCGGTCAGAGGTCACCTCGAGCACAAGAGCCTGAGGAGATGCTTCCACACGCTCTCGACAGCCTCGCCAAACTCAACCGCCTACTGGACACCAAACCAGACACCGGCTCACACATCTACAGCTCCGCCCTGCCCTGCAGGCAGCAGCCAATCAAATCACACGTGTCAGACGTAACATCCGGCCAACCTGTCGGGGAAGAGCTGGTGTCCACCCTGCCCACCCCCGATTCAACTCCAGAACTGCCAATCAAGAGTGTAAAGATCTTCAACAGCCAATGGGAGAGAAACCTGCCACCGTCCACCCTCATGCTTACACAGCAGGAACTTCCTGTAACACAAAACTTCTCTATGAAACAAACACTTTCTGACGATGACTGCTTCAAACATGGACAGCATGAGGTGGGCGGAGACGGTACGACAAGGGGACATGACATcactgtgatgacatcatctctgTTGCCGTCGACATCATATTACAGCTGCTTAACCCTCCCTCAGAAAACGCCCACAGAGACGCCTGAAAGCACAACGTTTCAGCAGATTCCAGTGTCTCGCTTCCCCTCACAGCGACAGGTCCTCATCAGAATGGGCAACGGGGTCAGCACCACCCGTCAGCACAGTTTTAACCAGAAAGCGGCGGCGCCACAGCATCAGTCAGCATATAACGGAAACATCTACGAGACTCACAGAGCGCTGATCCTGCGTGACGCGTGTCTCATCCGACAGCACAGCTTCAGTGAGCCTCCTCACCTCCAGCGGGCGGCTGTCATCAGACGCACAGCATCCCTGAAACCACAGATACCCCCTAAACCCATAAACATACCCGTCAGAGCGCTACACCTGCCCACGGCTGCAGCCGCCAACACGACGCAACACTGCtga
- the dus3l gene encoding tRNA-dihydrouridine(47) synthase [NAD(P)(+)]-like yields MESAAVEVEKGAAAIKQQFLTTKENFYEFLESGWTGRKDDEANKEEPSEEPEQKRMKLDKDEDKIEKRKMRGQNKSRPHTKPQSYEDRRLCPSIIQERETKCVFGEKCRFVHDVSEYMSGKPEDLGDQCHLYNTFGKCHYGLTCRFAKAHISPDLKNMVKEDLHKHSTDNETVRNHLDKELQKRLRKKQVAFTGAEAYLKTIVRGKKPEKKSTDECSEENHSRTPNTTTDAPDDQETQQEDHRKAHVKTMGPITDDDIIKLRPCEKKQVDFTDKLYLAPLTTCGNLPFRRICKSFGADITCGEMAMCTNLLQGQSSEWALLKRHHTEDLFGVQLEGCFPDSMTRCAELLNQNIDVDFVDINSGCPIDLVYKKGGGCGLMTRSTKFEQIVRGMNSVLDVPLTVKIRTGVHQNSNTAHKLIPELKNWGVSMITLHGRSREQRYTKQADWEYINICSNLAAPVPLFGNGDILSYEDAMKARETGVSGIMIARGALIKPWLFTEIKENRHWDISSNERLDILRDFTNNGLEHWGSDTQGVEKTRNFMLEWLSFLCRYIPVGLLERPPQKINERPPFYMGRDYLESLMASQHVGDWVKISEMLLGPVPKTFSFLPKHKANAYR; encoded by the exons ATGGAATCTGCCGCTGTGGAGGTTGAGAAAGGAGCTGCTGCTATTAAACAACA ATTCCTCACCACTAAAGAGAACTTCTATGAGTTTCTGGAATCGGGCTGGACGGGTCGAAAGGATGATGAAGCAAACAAAGAAGAACCTTCAGAAGAACCGGAGCAGAAGAGAATGAAGCTGGACAAAGATGAAGACAAAATAGAGAAGAGGAAAATGAGAGGACAGAATAAATCCAGACCTCACACAAAACCTCAGAGTTACGAGGACAGAAGATTGTGTCCATCCATCATTCAG GAGCGAGAAACCAAATGTGTGTTCGGCGAGAAGTGTCGCTTCGTTCATGACGTGTCCGAGTACATGTCGGGCAAACCCGAGGACCTGGGCGATCAGTGTCACCTGTACAACACCTTCGGCAAATGTCATTACGGGCTCACCTGCAGGTTTGCCAAAGCTCACATCAGCCCGGATCTGAAGAACATGGTGAAGGAAGATCTACACAAACACTCCACCGACAACGAGACGGTCAGAAACCATCTGGACAAAGAGCTCCAGAAACGCCTGCGGAAGAAACAGGTGGCGTTCACAGGAGCTGAGGCTTATCTGAAAACCATCGTCAGAGGAAAGAAACCAGAGAAGAAGAGCACAGATGAGTGTTCAGAGGAGAACCACAGCCGCACACCAAACACAACTACTGATGCTCCTGATGATCAAGAGACACAACAGGAG GACCACAGGAAGGCTCATGTGAAGACCATGGGGCCGATAAcagatgatgacatcatcaaactGCGACCCTGTGAGAAGAAGCAG gtggatttcacagacaaacTCTATCTGGCTCCACTTACCACG TGTGGGAATCTGCCGTTCCGTCGCATATGCAAGAGTTTTGGAGCGGACATCACGTGTGGTGAAATGGCCATGTGTACGAATCTTCTGCAGGGTCAGTCGTCTGAATGGGCTCTTCTCAAGAGACATCACACTGAAGATCTGTTTGGTGTTCAG TTGGAAGGTTGTTTTCCAGACAGCATGACCAGATGTGCCGAGCTGCTCAATCAAAACATTGATGTAGATTTTGTGGATATCAATTCCGGCTGTCCCATCGATCTCGTGTACAAGAAG GGTGGAGGCTGTGGCCTGATGACACGAAGCACTAAATTTGAGCAGATCGTGAGGGGGATGAACtcc GTTCTGGATGTTCCTTTGACTGTGAAGATCCGCAcaggtgttcatcagaactctAATACTGCACACAAGCTGATCCCAGAACTGAAGAACTGGGGCGTGTCCATGATTACA CTTCACGGCAGATCTCGTGAGCAACGCTACACAAAACAGGCTGACTGGGAATACATCAACATCTGCTCCAACCTCGCCGCTCCTGTTCCTCTGTTCG GAAATGGAGATATTTTATCTTATGAAGATGCCATGAAGGCCAGAGAAACGGGCGTCTCAGGAATCATGATCGCCAG GGGAGCTCTGATCAAGCCGTGGCTCTTCACTGAGATTAAAGAGAACAGACACTGGGATATTTCCTCCAATGAGCGTCTGGACATCCTGCGTGACTTCACCAACAACGGTCTCGAGCACTGGGGTTCAGACACACAGGGTGTAGAGAAGACCAGAAACTTCATGCTGGAGTGGCTCTCCTTCCTGTGCAG ATATATTCCAGTGGGTTTGTTGGAGAGACCGCCACAGAAGATCAACGAGCGTCCTCCCTTCTACATGGGTCGAGATTATCTGGAGTCTCTGATGGCCAGTCAACATGTGGGGGACTGGGTCAAAATCAG TGAGATGCTGTTGGGTCCGGTCCCTAAAACCTTCAGTTTCCTGCCCAAACACAAAGCAAACGCTTACAGATGA
- the LOC130415357 gene encoding transcription termination factor 1a, mitochondrial, with product MMAQKRMVSVLWSIGRSSAHRHAFIPMSGHCSSSPIIQKPPPLHSENESLLENLSSMGVDLNMARRRQPGVLRKLLTNEQGLAQFLKSKGADQETVASIISRFPRSITRSCEHLEERWKLWRNIFKNDSEVVGILSRSPESFFRSSDNENLQENITFLRSLGITPKDLHRLLTTAPRTFSNSVELNRNMVELLQGICLSLGGKDHEHFAKTIISKNLYILIRSTNRVKANVNFLLSSLTLSHAEALLLLQSHGAQILDLSHESLKRNFKNLQVKLQCLGCSKADFKKMILNHSLVLFISSERLNVKLDCLMDAGIHIHQIIQKPKVLDFSLDILKQRLQDLSRLGYDFQKNGIAVLDSSKKRFHAKIERLGPLE from the coding sequence ATGATGGCACAGAAGCGGATGGTTTCGGTCCTGTGGTCCATCGGGAGATCCAGCGCTCACCGTCATGCCTTCATTCCGATGTCTGGACACTGCAGCTCCAGTCCAATCATCCAGAAACCTCCTCCGCTTCACTCAGAGAACGAATCTCTTCTGGAGAACCTCTCCAGCATGGGTGTGGACCTCAACATGGCCCGGCGACGGCAGCCAGGCGTTCTGCGAAAGCTCCTCACCAACGAACAAGGTCTGGCTCAATTCCTGAAGAGTAAAGGTGCCGACCAGGAGACCGTCGCCAGCATCATCTCTCGTTTCCCTCGATCCATCACACGCTCGTGCGAGCACCTGGAGGAACGCTGGAAGCTCTGGAGAAACATCTTCAAAAACGACAGCGAGGTGGTTGGAATTCTGTCGAGGTCGCCCGAGTCTTTTTTCCGTTCCAGCGACAACGAAAACCTGCAGGAGAACATCACTTTCCTGAGATCTTTGGGAATCACTCCTAAAGATCTGCACCGGCTGCTGACCACGGCGCCGCGGACGTTCTCCAACAGCGTAGAGCTCAACAGgaacatggtggaacttctccAGGGCATTTGCTTGAGTCTGGGGGGAAAAGATCATGAACACTTTGCCAAAACCATCATCTCTAAGAACTTGTACATCCTGATCCGCAGCACCAATCGGGTGAAAGCCAACGTGAACTTTCTGCTGAGCTCGCTGACATTGAGTCACGCAGAGGCGCTGCTTTTACTGCAGAGTCATGGCGCTCAGATCCTGGACCTGTCACATGAGAGTCTGAAGCGAAACTTCAAAAACCTGCAGGTGAAACTTCAGTGTCTGGGCTGCAGCAAAGCCGACTTTAAGAAGATGATTCTCAACCACTCGCTCGTGCTCTTCATCTCATCAGAACGTCTGAATGTGAAACTGGACTGTCTGATGGACGCTGGGATTCACATCCATCAGATCATACAGAAACCAAAGGTTCTTGACTTCAGTCTGGACATTCTGAAGCAGCGACTGCAGGATCTCAGCAGACTGGGTTATGACTTTCAGAAGAACGGCATCGCTGTCTTAGACTCAAGCAAAAAACGATTTCATGCTAAAATAGAGAGACTGGGCCCTCTAGAGTAA